ACAATGGAAATGGTTATGCCTATTCGTTCAGAAAATTTATTGTGGTCAATCTACAGAGTATCTGCACGATTTAACTATAAATCTGGAGGTATGAAAAAGATATGGAAGCAAGTATCTTCAGATTGCTTGAAGAACATAGCTTGGTGATCAATCTATCAGAAAGAAACACTCACAACCCCAAAAATTATAAACATTTACGGTTTTTATGCATTTAGACTTAGTCTAAAGAAAATTTCTTATCATCAAACAAGAAAAATGGAAAGATTGAAGGGAAACTTAATACATAGACAAACATGGTCGAGTTCACCATCTCCAATATGTGACCATACATAAGATGCTACACAAGGTATCCATCCAGAGGTTATCAACAATGCACCACCCAATCTTAATTGACTAGAGAAGTttgaagaaaggaaaagaaaagaaaaaaaatatatttattttttcttaattggaagtttaaagaaagaaaagaaaataatttctttccttcttaattaaaagcaaagaataaagaaaaaaaaatattacaatcttCTTTTACTATTATACCCTTGAAAAGAATCTAATAAATCCAAGAAAGaaaccaaaaaaatattttatgttttaatttttttccatctttctttttGTTTCATTAATTTTTCTGTCCACAGGAGTCTCAATCAAGTGAAAAGCTTAGGTGAGAGACTTGAAATAAACTCTAAGACTGAaatgtaatattaattttattctttattattAAAAAGATAAGATGAGAATTATAAAAGATTCATtaactttcaatttttttctctctatatcCGTTTGatttggagaagaaaaaaattatagatttaaagGGATTTGTATTCCCTccatttctctccttttctttccttttctttgataaaaaattttcaattaagagaaagTATTAACTTTCTCTCCCATTCTTTTCTTCCAATTAAGGTATAAAAGAGTGTCAATTTTGTtcactcttcctctccttttcataTTGAGCACATACAGATAGTTTACATATCTATAGATGTGAAAAGATGGTATATATAATCCCTTTATCATATCTCTGCAACATAAGTTTGGCCTAAAACACATTGCCTTCACCATAGATatattttgcaacaaaaattggttatataaaaaaaatagatcattTCACTGCATAGTGCATTTGCACATCACAACAGCCTCATGGATTAACCTCAAGATACAACTCCCcaacattatgaaaaattaggagATTTTCATGTATCCCTTCCCCATACAATCAATTTTTATAAACCCATCAAGAAGATGATCGTTGCTAAAGAGCAACCAGCTGGATCTTTAGCTTCTTGGCCAATTGCTTAGTAGCCAAAGGATCATAGTTTGGGATCTCATCCAGAAAGATTAACAAAAAAAATGCCCAAGATCAATACAATACATAGTTGATATAGGAATAAATACATACTTGCACGGATCCTCATATAAAGTGTCACCAATACATCTCATCATATCATAGGCAATGATAAATTAAGGGCCTTCGCTATAGATATGGGGAGTTTAGGATGGCAAAAACAACAAAGAGAGACTCCAGTGATGTTGTTAAGAAAATGGAGGGTAGCATgaaataaatgataattccatagTATAGAATTGAGTGTGTTGAATATCCATAAGATCAAGgagacaaaataagaggagagagAGCTTTCTGGCCTTTACCATATTGAAACACAAGGTCATGATGGTTCTTCCAAATTTTAACATTTTGTAGCACACAAAACTTTGTCATGCCCACAATTGCTAAGTGGCTATTTGACATCATATTTACTTTTTAGTTTAAAAATAGaacaataaaaattatatttttattttattactaaattttaaaataaaatatatatggcatagtaaattattttaaaaatataaatatgatgatGGTGAAGTGGTGATGGTAGTGGTGGAAACAATAGAGATCGTAGTCATGGTGGTAGTAGTATTGGTCAAGATTTTAGTGATATAGTAGCATGAGGGTGGTGGCAATGACGATAATAGCAGATAGGACGCCAACAATATGATAGTAATGATAATGATGGTAGTAATGATATGAGAAAGGCAATAATAGAGATGATCATGATGGCAGAGATAGTGTAGCTTAGAAGTGGTGGGGATGACAATGACAACAACTATGGTGTGGTGGTACTATTGGCGATATTAGTAACAATGATAGTGGTAATGATAATGACAATAGTTTTGGCAATTACAGCGATGATGGTGAAAATGATAGTAGTAATAATGATGGTAATGGTGATGATGAAGATGATAGCAATCTTGATAGCAATGATATTGTTAGAGACAATGGTAGTGGTAGTAACAATGGTGGCATTAATGATATAATGATGATGACAATGGTGGTGATGGAGATGATTGCAATCTTGATAGCAATAACATCATCGGAGACAATGATGGTGGTAGTAGAAATGGTGGCATTAATAACATTAAtaaaatgtttgaattttttttttaaatagtaaaaattaaaaaaataacaacaccaaacatatttttatctcaatctatgatcatatttttaaacataaaaaataagaaataaaatcgaTGCCAACTAAGTAACTTGGCAACTTCTGACAACAAATCTAAAAGTTTTTGGAAAAATTAATATCCGATCCTTTCTTTTACCAGACTTTAACACGCGGTCCCTTGACTCTTATAATTTAATTTCTTATCCTGCACATAGTTGCAGTCTTCCAGTGCACACTTGTTTTAGTTCTTGCACATAATTATATCTTTTCTGTGCATTATTACATTATCCCTGTACCCATTTGAATCCATTATACACATTTATTTACAATGGTGTACTTATTGGAGAACGAGTACACACAGTTGCTAGGGAGCCAGAATTACACAAACTTTAGAACTTGGAGCGGGTGTTAAGTCCCAGTTAACAGGGACTAAGTTATATGTCCAATCAAGAGGGACCTGCTATTAAATGCACCaaagttttcttctttttttttttggctgggtTTTTTGTGTGTTGTCGGGGGTTTTGTTGGGGACGGGGTTGGGGTGGGGTGGTGTGGTGGTAAATCCACCAAAGTTTTCTTTTTAATGTAACAAACCCATACGTTGAACCAATCTCCCCGGGAGCCACCTAGCGTTACTAAAATAATTGCATTTCTTGCCAATATAAGATCAAAAGAAAGAGCTTTATACATTACCACATTTGTGCACACATAACATTAATTTTTCCAAATTGTAATATTTTGTGGCACATGAAACGGAAACAAAAGATTGCATGCCTTCATAAGACCCAGGAAGCTAGAACAAAGGGAAGGAGCTTGGATGCCCATTACTAAATTTGAGTATTGGTGACAATAATTATtacaatttttttctctaaaaagaaaaactaTAGAAAAACAAAAGCGAATAAATGCATGGCTAGATTAATAGATCTTCAGGTGTCAGATTTGCCTTCTTtccgatcaaaaaaaaaatagtgcatGTCAATCTTTCCAGAGAGCAAGTGTTAGATCCGTTGAATAACTGCAAGATTGGGCATCCAAGAATAAAAGGAAAGAGCTTTGATGGCTTTTACCATATTTAAGCAGGAGTCCTGTTAATTCTGCCAAACTGTAATGTTTTGTGACCAGGAAAAACAGAAATAAATAAATGTATGTCTATCTAGGAAGTACCTCTTATATCAGTCTTATAACTATAAAATTAGGAAACTAGAACAAAAAGAAAGCAGGAGTGAAAGCAGATCAgacaaatccatttggatttatttttatatttaaatttatccaAATATAGATAGAATTTTACCATCTGACTTATAATTATATCGGTAtctatatccatcaaagaaaaatagatatacaGGATTATACCATCTCGATTACTGTCTTTGGATCTCATTCTCAAATATACTTTTCAGATCGATCGAAGCATCGAGACGGACTCCGAACGATGAACATCATCTAGATGTTCTGGTAATGAAACGGAAAACTTCATCGGATTTTATCCCCGGACATCTTCCTCGATTGCATACGGAGGACATCAACATGCTGTTGCTAACCTCACAATCTGCCCAGCACCGATAACTACAGCCAACGACTAGTCAAGACTGCCATAGAGAGCTAGGATGGAATAATTCTGTCGGCTCCCATCTGACCCTCCGACTCGGGCACCTACCAATCTTAAGGTCGAGATTTCACCGATCACACAGGATGATTTCTTACAACCGACACCGATGATAATGCATCCAGACCAAGATCTCGACTGTGTGCCGACCTCAGGTCACCAACCTACTCAACCATGTGAGCCACTATTAGGAATCTTATAACGGACTGTCAAAATGTGGCCACCATCCATAATTAACAACTTAATGGGTAGACTCCCTATCCTAATAGCCTAATAGATCACGATCTAGCCTACTGGCCTACGTAACAGCCTACAACTCCACTTCCATAtaaagagataatgaggagaCCCTCGAGGTACATAATGCAACACTAAGCTCATACTCTTCCTCTTCTACTGTTCTCAAATTTTGACTGATTTAAGTATCAAAAGATCTTCTGTCAGAAAACCCGCGGTatgtgtggacttcttttgcagatcccTCCCGACGTCTCAATTTTCGAACCATCATCTGCCTCGGCTACATCAACTCCTATCGGAGTCTTGACGTAATATATAGTTTGGCGCGAGAGGAAGAGTCCAGCAACCCAATGAATGAGAGAGAGTATGGCAAAATACAACTACTCCACCACTTTCTACCAACAGTCCACTCGATGAAGCCAAGGTGGAGTGACCAGCCATCCACCTCGAATGGCCTATGCAACCGACACTAATGCTCATGACGCCTGATCCACAGCAGTTCGACGATCTGGTCCGTCAGGTCCAAGCATTGATCGATGCCATCTAGAATCTACAATAGACTATGGAGCAGCGACAGTACCCTAACTTGCTTCACAGAAGGTGCCATCTCGACATAGCCACCGAAACTGATCCCCGACCCTGGAAAGTCTCCCTCGAAACCCATCGATCTACCACGATTGATTGGTGATCATCGTCTCATCGTGGTTTCGGCCATGGCAAAAGGTGTCAGTATTCCCCGACCTCCTCGGACAAAAACTCTACTTCGAGCTACTCTCCGCATCCTGAAAGATCTCATCAGAATGACAATCTCGAGTGAAAAGTTCGAGAGATCAAGCGCCACCTAGCCGAGGTTCAGATGGTTAGCAGAAGAAATGATGAGGCCCTTAGCTTCAGTTCTCGATCACTTTTCTCCTAAGCCATACTTCAAAAACTAATTCTatatcggttcaagatgccgcaggtAGAGCCATTTGATGGCTCTATCAATCCGTTGAATCACTTAAAGGATTACAAAGTCCTCATGATGCTCTAAGATGTCTCAGATGCCCTCCTTGATCTTACCTTCCCTATGAGCTTGAAGAAGGCTAGAgaaccccttcttcttcatctatcATCGTCAACCACCATCACCCCTTCTTcctatctcttttttcttcttgagtTCACCATTTTCTATTACTATGTCCATCAGAAATTAGGGCTAAAGATGCCATCGAAGCTAAAGTAAGGCCCCAATCTCACATCCCCTCTCCCTCCCCTTCTTTTTATGGTTTTAGACACTATCACTGGCCATTGATTTTGGTAGAAGCCCATAGAGAAAGTAGACTTTATTTTATCtctatttttttaggattttcccTCTCCTCATTCATCTTTGCCGCCGACGATCGTCACCAAGGGCTTCGGCCTCCCCCTTGCACCAAGCCATTGCCAACATGGGGGCCTTAACTGGTGGCAAGTGGGCTGGAGCCCGCCCGAGGATGACCAAGAAAAGGGCTTTGATATAGCCTTGGTCTTCACTACTTTTGTTGGCTAGCCACTTACTATTGGTGGTCTCCTCCACCACCATCGGCCATGCATAGCCACCTATTGCCACCTAGCTACAGCCATTGACCACCCCCCCTTCTCCTATTTTgctaaaagaaagaaataaaaaagaaataaagaaaaaaaagaaacatgaGAAAGAAAGTTGTCTCCCTCCACTCCCTCTTGCTCTTTCTATTTGATCTATGAACCCTAGTAGATGATGCTCCTCTACTTTGAATCTAAGATGGTCTTTTTTTAAAAGAGGCTCGAAACAATTTTAATATCCCTATGGTATGTCAACCTTATCCTAGCCATTACTGGATATATATGGAATATAGTTACCATTGACCTTCTTAAATTATCTAAATCATAATTGATTTGATCAGTTAAGTATCCTTCACCTCAgtcttgattaaaaatttattattaatgaacCCCATTGATCGATCTTAGTCTTAATCTAATATGTGCTTCACGaatttttgatcgaatcacttagATCTAATACATCCATCTGTTGGACTGAACATCCGGTCAATGGTCTCCTCTTTTTATTATTTAAGTCTATTGAATTATTCAAATAgaaattaattatgatttaatatttaaaataggaTTAGCCGAATCCCataatgaaatctaaaattctagGATGAATAAGGTATAAGTATATCTTACActatttattattttcaaattatcatGTTTGCTATACATATGGActgttattgatgaaatcatatttttcttaaaaatcaagattagcatatgtgatatgaaaattcatattttgctacaaaaaataatttcatgaatatattttataaaaatagcatgcaTAAATCTTattatatctttattattatctatgtatatatatgtatattttaaaaaaaagatataaagatttcaaaagctctcagatagctatatatgatcctagaattgaaaaaaaaaatcgacaTTCAAAGCTAGCATCTATATGAACATAGGCCCTCCAGTGGATATAAGTTGGCATGCGAAACAAGAACTTTATCAATCAAGAATACGGATCCTATATAAGACTAAAGTAACCATAACATGAATATTGTGAGCAACACTTTGAAATATGATATGAGTATATGATGAGAATAACTTATGAATCATGTTTACGAAATATTCATGCTTTGTGCATGTATAATTgactttatgatttattttattatactgctCTATGAGatactttatttttataatatctattttttaatgatatattATCATTGAAAAACTGATACTTGATCCAGTAAAAAAGTGTAGATTTTACTATTGAACAGGTGTGGCTCATACctctttattcttttttattttatagaggaataaggttaggaaCAAAAGATGCTCCAAGCTTGGAGTTTgcattgaaaattttgtagctaaTTTAGTTTATTAAATGATTATGGattatagttaattatttatgaatttgGAGACGTAGATTTTggtatttgatttttgatttagatgctctgaaccaaacTTAGTTTATTTACTTATGaatgatagaattgaatcttttattaattttatgtaggataaattttagtTGATTATAATGATTGATAGACTTCATATTATCGTAGATTGCATCTCTTGATAGAATGGCTATGTTATGTCTCGGATTTGAAGCGTAACACAGGAGAAAATAGATGGTAATCATACAAGGCATATGACATATAAGACCGTCTTACTTGATGGCCGTTTATCTCTTGATAGCGGCCATAGAGTGCTGCATGGTATTCTGCAATGCAAATCACACACCACGGAGATCCATGCTCCTTTTTATCACCACCATTTCAAGTATCAAAATagaaattttgaaagttatgctacCTCTTCAATATAAACACCAAGAATCATTATAGATATTCCTCAAAATGGGTTATTAGCTCACGCATAAAACTGATTGCCTTAAAAAAACAAAAGAGTTGCATCGAACAATTGCATCCACAAGCCATAGCCATAATCATTGGGTGATTCTGCAGAAGATCACACCATCTATCCATAGTTGACACCAAAAATACCTAAACCTAATATAAATATCTTTCTTGACAAACCTATAATTAATGAAGATGTCAATAGGAAGCACACAGAGAGATTATGACTATAAATTTTTTGAGGAAGTATTCTATGACACCACTAGCATTGCATTACTTTCAGCAAAGGACATCTTGATCACGGTCCCCTCTTGATTTCTTGTACTTCCTTATCTTGAGGACCTTCTTGTGACAGTTTGCATACCCAGAACTACCAAATGCCGGACTCGACGCCGGTCGGTACTCCGGCAGGAGCCGCCCAGACTTGTACCGGATTCCACAAGCATTGCAGAGGGTCCCAGGCCCGGCAGGCCCGTTCCTCCATTGTGGAGTGTCCATTGTGATGCAGTGCGTGCACTTCTTCAGCATGCTGAAATCACCACCATGCCTCGAGAGGTGGTCATACAGAAGGCGTTCCGGTGGGTCGAGAGACCATGCTCGACGGCCGACCTGCCCAGTTCTCCTCTTCTTGGGCACCTTCCAATCGGGAAAGGCATCGATATTGGTCGATTCTTCCTCGTCGGCGCCGGCATTCGATAGCGGGAGAAAGTCCAGTAGGTTATCCAGGAGGTCTTGGAACCACTCTTTCTTC
Above is a genomic segment from Elaeis guineensis isolate ETL-2024a chromosome 1, EG11, whole genome shotgun sequence containing:
- the LOC140855591 gene encoding GATA transcription factor 3-like; this translates as MPIVHPYLSSPCFKHEEILEDDIEEVVDDNELCKPNDPEKKEWFQDLLDNLLDFLPLSNAGADEEESTNIDAFPDWKVPKKRRTGQVGRRAWSLDPPERLLYDHLSRHGGDFSMLKKCTHCITMDTPQWRNGPAGPGTLCNACGIRYKSGRLLPEYRPASSPAFGSSGYANCHKKVLKIRKYKKSRGDRDQDVLC